GATGTTAGATATCTCATAGAAATTTATGTGATTAACATTTATTTATGAtgctgggtggtgtgtgtgtaacttaccAATTTGCATGTACAAGTCATGACGCACAATAATTAAGATACACTCATAAGATCCTGCCTCTGTGTTCCAGTTGATTGGTTTTGACTGTAAATTGTGAAATCAGTAGCCATTCATGATTTTGGCACTCACTTATACCATACATCTGTACATAGGGAAATCTATGTCCACTTATTTATGTTTCCAGGATTGAGTTGTGCTGGTTATGTCCCATCTTAAGTGCCATTATCACGTCTTCATTtggttcatgttttcttttacacATTTGACTTTCTCTGGTATACATTCTGGTGAAATTTTTCTCAATTTGGAAAGTTGTACAATATTTCAGCACATCGTTATCTTGCTAAGTGTCTTGCCATGACCTCTCAATATTGGGGTCAATGTTAACATGAGTCTTACCCATCTACCTTTTCCGGTTTTGCTATATTGTTTTGATGGTAAGGGAAGTAATGCATTCATCaagatttcttcttttcagaCTGTCATTAAAATTCTTATTTAAGAAAAGTTTGTCACCTATCCAACATGTTTGTGATGCAAGGCAGCAAGTGGCCAGGAGTCATGTCAGACTCATTAAAAGCCAATTTGTTTTCAGGTTGCCACCAAAGTTATTAGTAAAGTGTAAAATTGATGTACATTACTATGAAAAATCTTTCATCCacttggtgttgtttttatgaTGCCATGCAACTAGTGGGCAAGAATCATGTCAGATGCAAGACTTCTATTCCCTTTTCAGCTTTTCTATCCAAGTTGTTGACAAAAATAATACTGTATATTGACATTTATCATTTTAGAAAgcatttcatttgtttatttaatgttttatgttcaTTATGTGAAGCAACAAGTGGCCAGACTCATGAAAAccatcttttgttttgtttgcttgaAAATTATTGGCAAAACATAAAATGAATGTTGATTTCTAAACAAAAATTTTCATTTCATATACATTTATGATGGAAAACAAACAGTGATAAGATATTACCTATGTGGGACTCAAGATTTCTGTCATCTTTCAGGTTACTATCAaagtattaaaaagaaaatcttAAGAGAACCACAAGAATCCATGACTCAcaatttctattctcttttcagGTTGCCATCAAAATTatagataaaagtaaaatagacGCAGATAATTTAAGAAAAATCTTGCGAGAAATAGAGATCCTAAAGAAGTTGAGACATCCATACATCATCCGGCTCTATGAGGTGATGGAGACAGAGAGGATGATCTACCTGGTCACAGAGTATGCCAGCTGCGGGGAACTGTTTGGTGGGTGGTGCACTGCTTGCCCCTTCCTTGTGTCCTTGTCTCTGTCACTCTGTTCATGTCATGCTGTCTGCTATCTTCTTTTTGTAAGCCAgtacaagaaggaaagagtagGTTTCTATCTGCTGTAGTGTTCAAAAGTTGCTGTGCAACAGAAAGTGACATCTCAGATCTGTTTGTGGTGAAGTTGTGCAAGCAGACTTTATGAGTATTGTTATGTGGATAGGCAGATAATTTCTTGAGTTGTCATCTTCAGGAGGTTGTTATTCATATTGTAGTGTGCTGGCagattgttactattattgttgttgtgatttGTCAGATTATGTAGCGATGCACGgcaagatgagggagagggaagcacGGACAAAGTTCATGCAGATCGTGGCAGCGCTGCGGTATTGCCACAAGCAGGGCATTGTACACAGGGATCTCAAGGCAGAGAACTTGCTGCTAGATAAAGATTTAAATATCAAACTTGCAGGTGAGTCTTGTACACACATTACTGCTGTCTTGGCAAATGGACTGGGATACTGTActgtattatttgttattatgtgtgtgttttgttcttaCCTTGACTAAGTGTTCTTACCTAATCATATGTAACtagcttattttctttttgtaatagAATTTggaatcttttttcttttcttttccatcttttttggCCAGTCTCtcatatacataaaaaacaaatttTTCATATACATTTGCATGACATCATGATTCCAGCAGTAACATGTTCTTTTCAACCTCTAAGAAGTGACACTGACTTTCTTTGTATCTCTCTTCTTACAGATTTTGGGTTCAGTAATTTCTATACACCAGGCGTCTTGCTGTCCACATGGTGTGGCTCTCCGCCCTACGCTGCGCCAGAACTCTTTGAGGGGAAGGAGTACGACGGGCCCAAAGCTGATGTCTGGGTATTgctgactcactctctctctctctctctctctctctctctctctctctctctctctctctctctctctctctctctctctctctctctctctctctctctcatctttctgttaatacaaagaaatacaaggaaatacaaaaggaatcccaaacagcaacagatcctGAGGCCCTTTTTAGGTTGTTTAAATAACTTTTCTATTCTATTACTAAGAGAGAgactagaaagaggaaaagacaggaCAATACAGAAGAGACATAACAGTACACAAGGATCAACATGCAGTAACACCCTCTCTCAGCAGCAATGTTTCACTTCCTGATGGTGATTGTTTTGTCTTCGTCTTCGCAGAGCCTGGGAGTCATtctgtttgtgttggtgtgcgGGTACCTGCCTTTCGATGCCAAAACCTTACAAACCTTAAGGTCTATTGTGGTTGCTGGCAAGTTTAGAATACCTTATTTTATGTCCTCAGGTGAGTCACTGATCTGTTGAGACTCCTTCCAACTTCTGGTATATAGCTCTAACTTTATCTTCTCAGGTAGGTCACTGCTCTGTTCATTGATGCCTCCTTCTAAGTCCTGTTTTTTGGTGGGCTCTAGAACTCTATGCCTGTGATTAAGTTTTGTGTAGTGTTTTGCTCTAGTTTAAAGTCACAATAAGGAGAAAATGCAGGAGATTTGTTCCTTCCTATGACTCAAActgttattttttactttacatCTCTGCCTTTCCCTTACATGATTACATTTTTCGGAATGACAATATTCAgctgttttattttccctctgatAAGTTACAAGGATGTTTTTATCTCCTGTTATGAAATTTTTGGAAGTgatattataattttttaagCCTTGTAGAAAATTGTACTTTCCATAATATGAGAATTtgtcttttcattatcttctttgtcttgtttgtaGATATTATATAGTACTTTCTACCATTCATGGTTTGATTAAACAGATTTTGCTGCAAGTTAATTGTAATGTGAATTATTAGTGTCTTGTAACTGTTAGGGTGAACAAGAtggggttaaagaaaaaaatgttgatagtTAACATTGTCATCCTTCTTACCATGCAACTTGTAATTGAATAAGAACACAAgataatgagggaagctgcaggaagccatcaagCCTCCACATATGTTCCCTATATGAAATGAAGCATGCCTAACAATTTATATCTAGCATCCTCATTCATAAACTTGTCTAATTCATTTTTTAAAGATCTCTCATGattattccattcatctacttatctatttgtgaaccaatttcttcctatctttttaaaTCTTATCGAGCTTGAACCCATTACTATTTTTCCTGTCCTGATTACTGACCATGAAGAGTCTGCTTACATCATGAAGGTGATTGTTGGTGTGTTGCTTCCAGATTGTGATAATCTAATAAGGAAAATGCTGCAGGTGGACCCAGAGAGAAGAATCAGCATAGAGAGAATAATGCAGCACAGGTGGATAACAATGGTGAGTCAAGGGTGCTTGTGAAATTTTtggccatttatttttttctttcttttcttgctgcattccttctcttttcttaaccATGTCAGGAAAGTTGTTACAAGTCATCAGTCAGTCGTCAGCTACAAGTCATGATTGTATACAGGAATATATAAGAATAAGGGAAGCAGCAAGAAACCATCTGGCCTGCAAGTAGCAGTTGCTGTATGAAACATGCCTGCCAATTTCCCCTAACATCTCTATTCATAAATTTTTCTGATATATTAAAGTTCCATAATGACTTAGCATTGACAGCATGATTAGCGAGTCCATTCCATTAATTTCCCACTGTATGTCATGTTCTGTCACGTATGGCTCTATGTCCCGGCAGGAGGGCCTTGACTCGAAGATCAGGGAAATCCTACAGAAATACAACAGTGACGACTGCAACCGGTTGCCGCCTGACAACGACCAAGTGTTGGAACACATGATGCGCATTATTCCCAACCTTGACAGAGAGGAAATATTAAAGGTGACTCCTCCTTCCAGTtggccttccttcattccttccttccttgcttccttctttcttatgcaAGGGACGATGGAATTATTTTTTGATGTTCCTTTTCAGTGTGCATGTTTTGATGACTAATGTACATAGACTGACCTGCTCTCTCCTTGACCAGCTGATTGTAGTGATCTTGGTTGGCTCTTGCTTACATtatcttggtggtggtgtggcaagtttttcctctttagATGAACTATGATAAGGTGTGATTCAGCTTATTAAATTGAAGTAGAAGTTGATATTTTTAATAGATTAGTTTGATTTATGAAAATATAGACAgcatgatttattttcttgatgcTCCTattggtagtttgagggattgaaGTTTGAAGAGTgttctaataaaaaaataacagtttTATAAAGGACTGCATTTTTCTAAATACAATAATGAAGTAGCTTTTAACACATTGTAGTCTTGAAGTTGAGTAACTTGGTGCCAAGGAACAGGAAGGGCGGGAGGCGACACAAGAAGTCTCTCGATGGTACCAAACTGGAGTCTTTGAGGATCCTTTGCTTGTTAATGGTTTTTTGTAGTGAAATGCATGCCGAGTGTGGTAGGTAGGTGACGATACTAACTTTCTGTTACTGCGACTTCCCCAGTGTGTGCATGGGATGAAGTTTGATCACATTAGTGCCATATACCACCTCCTGGAAGAACAGGTGGCCGAGGCAACGCAAGCTCCTTCCTCGACCCCTGCCATCCCCCTCTACCCCCAGACCCTCCCAGTCATGTCTGCCCATCACAGAAAGTCATCCATCACAACAGGTGAGACCTGCACACTTGCCAGGCCCACAGGTCACTGGTGCTGTGCTTTTTAGGGCTgtaatctgaaacacttctgagcCATACCTCTAGTACATTCAAGAGGCTGTAGATATGAAGCAGCACaggttttcaagtttttttcatGGCTATAATGACAGATTGACGAGATTTATactattaattggagaaacacacttgagaatCCAGCTAATAATTTGTAGCCTTTGAATATGGTtgtggtaagaaaaaaattattcagAATATGGATCTTAACCCAATGATTGGTTACATTATCTGGTCATCCCTAGTGATCTATAATGAAATCTTAAAGAATTGCTCACAGGTGCTGCTTCTCATGGGAAAAAGCATGTGACAGAAAGCAAGGTTAGATGTACAAAACTAGTGCTTAAAatattacttttgttgttgtcagtggATTGTTGTGACTTGTGTGCAGTtcagagatagtgtgtgtgtgttcctttattGCCTGGATGATGTTAGACTGTCATTgtgttggtagtgatggtggctgtAATAAGAGATATGACTAGGATGGTGACAGAATGTTCTTACAAGTGAGGTATTGTTTTGAGAAAATTTACTCAGACCAAAACTGTCCAGTGAGTCAGTATTCCCTGTGGCAACTTGGTCTAAGCACACCTTGGGCAGGAAACATCTTAGTTACCATTAGTTGCATCTGACCAAACTTCCCGTGTCTCTAGGGTTTGTCGACAGAAGTCCCGTGTCGGACGCGGAGGACACCACCCAAGTCACTGTGCCTCTCTTCTCATGTTCCCCGGTGCCCCAGAACCTGCCAGCCCTCCAAGATCCCTACCAGCCGTATTTGGAGAAGGTGAGTCAGTTGGGGTCTTCATGGATCAGCTAGAGTCAGCAGGAGTCATCTCTTTTTAAGGTTGGGCTGTGAGAGTTGGGCAAGAGACATCCTTCAATTTGGGATGGTACTTAAACTTTCTTTTGAGGACTTGCATTTCAatagttcttttatttcttggcCAGTGTCCCTCATACATATAAAAGATAGTTCTGGTTCGGGTCAGGAAGGTGATAAGCTTTTGCGTTGATGTATCTTAGTATGTAACTTTTAGCCTTATGTggattggttttatttttcttgtcagaATTTatattcttctcatctcttattttgttCTGCTTTTCTGTTTTGTATGCTAATTAATCTCTTTTCTCACCAAAaatggtgttttcatatttttattaagatcttgtgaaaataagaaagatggcTGCATTAAATTTTATTACTAATtcatattaatatatattttttttgctgtctTGGCTTACTTCATTTAGTTTCAGTTGTATTTCATATAAAACTATTGACAGTGATAGGTGGGAGTGCAGTCTGAAATATAAGAAACTATGAAATGATATTCTTTGAAAGGTTTACTAAGGACAACAAACCACAGCAGACACCTTGATGCTTCTTAGGCTGCTTGAACAGCAAATAGAATAGATAGAGCAGCAGTACATGAAACAGAACAGCAAGTAGAAGAAATAGGGCAGCAGTAAATGAGACAGGAAAGCAAATAGAAGGGATGGAATGTCATATTATAAAAGTGTAATCTGGCACTCATCAAGGGAAAGAGTTAACAATAATTTGCTGATGTATAACTAGCATGAATAATGTCTTGCCTTTCAGTACCGAGAGTTAGAAATCAGCGGAGAGTCGGACACAGAGGAGCCAAGTCAGCAGACTGTGGACAAGTACCTGTGTTCCCGGAGACACACGGTGGGGCCAGGAGACACACATCATGAGGAGGTGAGGACTGACAACAACCAGTGCGGCCTGCAAGCCGAGGGTGACCGGGTAGATGTTGTTAAGTGTGTCATAATTGTTGGTGTCCATGAGGCAGTCATGGTGTAAAGGGAGGGACCATAGAGAGGATGCTGCAAACATCTCACTTGCCATATATCCATGTTAGCACAGTGCATTGAGAGGCCTGACacctactccctctccctcctccaccaccatcaggaTATATACCGCCCGGCGTGCGGTCGTCCTCAAGGCGCTAAGGTAATGCGCTGTGCATTGATATACTACAAGTTTACaatcctttgtttgttttctctctcatctggcCTCATTGCGGTCAACCAGTGATAGTGTTGACACGGTCTGTTCAAAAAGTATCCAGCCTTAGTGGTCTTctgagaactgtgtgtgtgttgtcttgtaaTATTCTCACTTCACATGCTGTTGTGAAAAAACTTCATGTGGTGTTAATGTGTCAAAAACAAATTATTTTGCAAGTTTTAACATGCTTGACAGTGAACAGTGTTGTGTATCATGAATATGTATGAGACATCCAATCTGTTAACAAACAGTAATACCAAGTGGCTCTGTCTCCTTTGTGAAGTAGTTCAGCACAAGAGGCCAAACCTGCAGCAGTCATGCAATCAGTAGTCACATGACTCATTGGTCACACCTGAAGCAGGGTGCATTGGCAAAGCATGAGATGATGTAGGTTCCTCATGCCTGCTGCTGTCCTTGCCTGTCTATTGTGGTGTGCATTGCtgaaggtgttttggtgttcaaGGCAAGAGACACGCTGAAGAATGCAAAGAGTcactggtggtgtgtgtggagtcATGAGTCTGCttgaaacagaaaatgaaaccaAAAGGTAAGTTACTTTTCCTCTGACATAAGGAAAGATACTTTTTGAACAGACCTCGTATTGCTGAGTCCTTGTGACAGTTTTAGGGACTTTGCTGTTCTGAGATCTAACCAAGAAGCATGATGACATTACTGCCATTCCAATGTATTATTTCTGCCTGGTTTTGAAGACAAGATGCTTGAGGGTTTTTGTGAGTGCTGAGAGTGACTTGTAAACCTTAGAAGTCAGCTCTACAAGTGAGctgtgtgtttatgtgagtgcgtgtgtatgtgtgcattttATGTGTTACtaacttcatttttattatcttccATATTTGACTAATGCATGTAAACATGCAATACAGTATTTAGAGAGTTGAGTGCAAGTTGTTGATTTGAATTTTATGTTTGATGAGCATTGCATGCAGTTTTTTCAAGCCCTAAAGGTACCCAGTATAGTTCTTTGGGTTACAAGACTGATGAGTGACCCTTGTTTTACTGAGTgacacttgtttttcttttgtatattgaaCATTTCTTCTGATGTGAGAAGAATGTGGCAGTAGGAGGAAATCAGTTGAGACAAGTATTTTCTCTCAATTGTTTAGATGTTGCTTCTTAAGAGAGTGAGGACAGTGCAGTAGCTTATACACTCTGAAGTAAGCAATAGTCTAAACATTATGGAATaaagtttttcttccttaccctATGTTACCTCTCACTGTCACATTAGATTCACTTGTGTCTCACACTCAGCAATCTGTCCCAGGTTTTTCCAGCTCCTGATCCATCCTTGTTTTGCCGGCAGGTGATGGAGGCTCACATGCGGGGGAACCTACAGTTGCTCGCCCCTGGAGGTGTTGGGGTGATGAGTGGCTACCAGACACCTCCAATGTCCCTCCTTCCTCAGACCAACCTGCCTCAGAACCTGCCACTGGTACAAAACTTGCCTCCACAGAACTTCTCTATCAAAGACCAACACCTCTTAAAACCTCCGCCATTCATGCAtgcaggtctgtgtgtgtggggcggggGGAATGTATTTGTGCATTTGCTACTAATTTAGTGTTGTAGGAAGTTCTTTTCATGTAATAATTTCAATAAATCACATGGAAATCCTTGATATAAATATTCTAAATGAGAATCTTGATATAGTATGTTACCATTCAATAAATTCTTCAGATGTCCTTGAAAATCTTGATCTTTATGTACAAGTTGTGGGAGTGAATGTGAGTGATGTGTATGTGTCCTGAGTCCTCATGATGTGCCTGCTTCTCACAGCTGGTGGCTTGGGCCGGCGAGCATCAGATGGAGGAGCAAATCTTCAGTTCTACTTCCGGTGCCACCTGCCTGAGGGGGGACTGAGCCAACCCAATAGCCATGAACAGATCACAAAGGTATGCACCATTCTTGTCTCACTCCACATCAtgacacctctcctctcctgaacTGTCTTCTTTTATACAGTGATGGCCTCATTTTCTgtcattgctgctgctggtgctatgTATACTAAACTGGTGATGCTACAAGTGATAGAGTTAACTTTTCACCAGGGTGGAGTATTGAGTTTTACTGAAATTCACAGGAGGATAGGCATAGGCTGAAAACTTATTGATATTATTTGATGATGCTGTCAGACTTTTAGATGATTTATTGCTATTTCTGAAAGTGTCACATTTTCCTGCCATTTATGATAATGTCTCTTTTTATTGACATGTTCAACTATTCTGCATGATGTGACATGTATATCTTGCACTGCATGAAGTGTATTTGGTGAACAGGAAGGGATATCTATTCCATGTGTGGTGAAGTTTGTTGTGTGGGTATGGTGCTTTTTGTACCTGgagaggagtgaatgaagtaCTGCTTGTGGCGAGGAGTGTGTGGAGTGCTTGTATCTGAAAAGGAGTATGTGTGTTGCTTGTAATGGCAGATATACTGTTGAATCTCAATAACTCAGACCCTGATAAATTGGATTTCGCGATTAGTCAGACTGACCGATCAGAGATTAtactgatttaaaaaaaaaaattttgaagtgTAAAAAAGCATTTGTCAAGATATTCACtcctaaagatttttcataatttaatccttgttttgctatttgtattgacatgaaattttcataCATGATTGTTTATTCAATGGTGACTTCTTGGAGTATGATATgatgataatgcatcagatTTTGACTActctagaaaatattattcactgTAGGTGAGGGTTCGGAATGAGCCATCAGCAGCGTCACAGTTTTACAACTGAACTGGACACTCTCGGAGTTGTTATTAGTGAATTGAATTGAGATAATGATGCTGTGAAACAATTATTACTGTCTTGTTCAGCTTTATACCTTTGTCTCAAAATAATCTTTTGTAAGGGTGCTTCTGTGAGAGATATAATTATGAtgtatagttgtgatgatgaaggtagtgaataaaaaaagtttgaaaagatcatagcagTTTCATGAtatagaaagaggatgaagaagtgtGGCAGTGAGAcatggggtgaggtgagggtttTGGAGGGAGAGATAACATGCTTGATAGTGACAGAGGGGAGACGCAGGTTCAAGGTCAAGCTGTCAGCCACAGCTCCCTCACaattatacatttatttcttgttgttttctcttcatgAAGTTTCTGATTATAATTCTATTAAATTTATTCCTGTAAGGAGTTCTTCTGAAAAGTAAAGCCAAATGACGCATGATCCCTCTTGACGCCTGGCCATGTCTGGGtcactgagtgagagagacacaCCAAAGGTTGAAATTtatcaagagagaaaaatgttcatataatttttttttgcatagacACAAGCATTAaatgatatataattttttagAGTGTGAGTCATGCTTTGGTGCAACCACatgagacatttaaaaatgacTTCCTGATGAGAAGGGTatttaataagagaaaaataaattacactATCTGAtaatttaatgataataataattgaggAATTTTGTATAAGTTGGACATTCGTGTTTCTTGGACCAATCTATCCCCCTTATTAGTCTGAGTCAGTGAGGGTCAACAGTATGTGTGAGCATTGTGTGGTGATTGttgtgccagatgtgtgtgtgtgaatgcagtGTGAAGTGCAGTCTGCAGTGGCAAGGACAAAATGGTGTGCAGGTTTTGGTATTGGCAGATTGGCCTAGTCCCTAGTAGTCTTGGGGGACACTCCCAGCCACTGCCTCAGCAGGACGACGACCTGCCGCCTCATCCTGATGAGGAGATTGACCCCAGCGATGTGGCCCAGTGAGTTGCCAGCAAGGGAACATAGGGAGGGTTGCTTAGTCTATTTATCATCAACACACAGACCATAGACATATTTGAATATCTTTAATATTGTAGCGTTCTCTAAGGGAAATATCTTATCCctcaaaaacaaaagaacacaggGGTGGGTCCATTTGAAACTAATTTTGTACATCATCATCTTGCAGAGCTTAGAAATATTTGAATATCTTGAATCTTGTTGTATGCTTTAAGTAGAAAGTCTCATCCCACAAGAGCTGAAGATTTTGGGTTTGTGTTGCCAGCAAGGGCACACAGGGAGGGTGTTGAGTCTTTATTTATAGAGTTTGGAAATATTTAAATGTGTATAATCCTTGAGAAATGTGTCATATCCCTCAAGAGCTGAAAGTTTTGTGCTAGTGTCTTTGCATACATGGCTTTCAATACACTAATCTGTATCAGGATGATGAAAGGGAATTCCAGCTTTGTAAAGAATTATGTAAATTTTCTATGGAAATTTTTTACaaaaagtagtagtactgtGTTGTGGATCTTTAACCATTAGTTTGTGATGTGTGATGAGAGGTATATTATGTATCACTTTTAGGACAGGATTACCACATTTCCAAGAGTTAGGCCTCACACACCATTCATACCTGTCAGTAGCTTCACATTACCTCACACATAGGTACCATTAACTGCTTGATATCAATGCTTCACACTTCTGGCTTCCTGTCAACAGCTATATGTCAGCTCGGGGAGCCAGCCAGAGAGTAACGCTGCCCCTGGTTAACCCCAAGGACCCACAGGAAGCCCAGAGGAAGATGCCGCCCAATCGTCACCGCAAGACTGGTCTGCCCATGGTGACTGAGCGACCTCCAGGTGAGATATAGGGCTGGTCACAtctaacaccacacacactgcccTCATCAAGTTCACCTCCCCATTGCTGTGTTCTTTGCACCATCTCAGTATTTTACTTGGACTATTATGACTTGTCCGTTTATGAATTATGGATAGTaacattttgttttttgtagcataatttgtttattttacttttttcttttatttattaatgttcGAGTATCTCAGTCATTTATGTTTGataatttaattttgtttacttatttatgctTGATGGTTTTTTTGTGTTATGGGATTACATCCATCTAGTGTTTGATGCACTTTTCCCTTTGATTAACTTTAGAGTCTGTGTTGAAGAGTAAGCATGCTGCTGTGTCTCATATGACTGCCTGCCATTGTGTTGTAGATCTATTTTGATATGTTACTTTccagttttacttttttttaatgttttcttctgatttctcattttattttacacttttttccttctttgaccCTCCTTGACCTGacgtcctcccctcccctcccctgccaCCCTGCCTGCCTCTGATGCCTGTGTGATGCCATTCACCAATTGCTGACTCTGCCCATATTTATTACTGTTAACTGCTTGCTTGACAACGTGCCAAAATCTGTCATCTCGCTCTCACGGAAATCCTTTTTGTACTGTGCTCCCATTCTGGTAACACATCACTGGAAAATTCTTTATTGACGTGATGGATGGGATCTTCACTTCTGTAAAAATGTTTTTCCTATTGTTTTGACCTTTGACTTAACAATCCTACCATTGGCACGGCCTTGCCCTCCATGTCGTCTCCTTCCTGTGACCACTCAGACATCAATCCGCAGCTCAGACTAGAGGCTGAGGCGCGGATGCAGAGGGACTACATGACATCCCACCTGCAGACCATGTGTAACAATGCCAGCATAATGGGAATGGCCCACACCGGAAGCATCACCTCAGGCACTTCAGGCACTGGCTATGCCATCATGCCTAGCATCATGACAGGCACCCCTCACCCTTCTTCCCAGGCCAGGCGCTTCTCCAacccttcctccacccctccacacaGTCTGGCCAGTCATCCCTATGGTGGCTACGGCTGCTCCTCCCCCCCCATTCAGCTCACCACCTGCAcctcatccttcacctcctactcctcctctccctcctcctcatcctcctcccttccctcctcccaccacccaaCGCCTTCCTCAGGCATTCCGtctcataacaacaacatcaacaacatcaacaacaacaacaacaacaattcctgGCCAAAGCACAGAGAACGCACTCGAAAGACCGGCCTTCCAACAGTCCTGGAAAATAACTGGGCTGTGTCATCCCCTTCCGAAGCAGCTGATAGCACCACAGTGGGTAATTATAGCGGGCCTTAGCCATGTTGTGGTGGTTGGACGTGGCGAATGTGGGGACTTATCTCTccctggtgatggtggcggtggtgg
This Portunus trituberculatus isolate SZX2019 chromosome 13, ASM1759143v1, whole genome shotgun sequence DNA region includes the following protein-coding sequences:
- the LOC123503171 gene encoding serine/threonine-protein kinase SIK2-like isoform X4, giving the protein MHGKMREREARTKFMQIVAALRYCHKQGIVHRDLKAENLLLDKDLNIKLADFGFSNFYTPGVLLSTWCGSPPYAAPELFEGKEYDGPKADVWSLGVILFVLVCGYLPFDAKTLQTLRSIVVAGKFRIPYFMSSDCDNLIRKMLQVDPERRISIERIMQHRWITMEGLDSKIREILQKYNSDDCNRLPPDNDQVLEHMMRIIPNLDREEILKCVHGMKFDHISAIYHLLEEQVAEATQAPSSTPAIPLYPQTLPVMSAHHRKSSITTGFVDRSPVSDAEDTTQVTVPLFSCSPVPQNLPALQDPYQPYLEKYRELEISGESDTEEPSQQTVDKYLCSRRHTVGPGDTHHEEDIYRPACGRPQGAKVMEAHMRGNLQLLAPGGVGVMSGYQTPPMSLLPQTNLPQNLPLVQNLPPQNFSIKDQHLLKPPPFMHAAGGLGRRASDGGANLQFYFRCHLPEGGLSQPNSHEQITKIGLVPSSLGGHSQPLPQQDDDLPPHPDEEIDPSDVAHYMSARGASQRVTLPLVNPKDPQEAQRKMPPNRHRKTGLPMVTERPPDINPQLRLEAEARMQRDYMTSHLQTMCNNASIMGMAHTGSITSGTSGTGYAIMPSIMTGTPHPSSQARRFSNPSSTPPHSLASHPYGGYGCSSPPIQLTTCTSSFTSYSSSPSSSSSSLPSSHHPTPSSGIPSHNNNINNINNNNNNNSWPKHRERTRKTGLPTVLENNWAVSSPSEAADSTTVGRDNYKDSIYLTSDRYSPGGTTVRRASDSATFSLSNINQEFQKLQKHSGLTDAATQAELQRGHSLHWMGATSSPTPGQHGGASPAPGIISPCPPVSILAGSPCRSPLPSSPSPHHQPTLQQRISPAPSSPVPPTTPPSIPNSPLHHSGSSIEGTALSLSRLHLQPPSSPAGPRSPSHRQSPPLALSPQPSSPIALLSPGVPLSPPSPGLIPRSGPSPPPLGLDCIREEPPKGCHITHNVPQNIYTFAQNPQISITDESGGHVIIASSSDSSPDVSDDMDSMPFPSPPTPDHIPRLPHHSPQRLSKGLSLDSSPLPCVRDCDAEGPSITRGTAGVPASRRPSATDNNNVHRIRNERNLVRQNAIAGTQRYPMLITSMEFRHSFPPYSNGGVGESDIEMTDISTAGDQSPLVERSVIELELPKTGSGSFLLDLPTKWSGMAQEDLLGNIIHVLESRAPSIVREGVRDCGLSVRDPTGAQVDLEVHEGSAADSRALKMRRVSGDEDQYTQLCQQLIECMTT